The Anopheles coluzzii chromosome 2, AcolN3, whole genome shotgun sequence genome window below encodes:
- the LOC120953267 gene encoding vam6/Vps39-like protein: MHDAYIVYPPEKISVQIESMTGFDNKLILGTRQGHLLMYSFETNTETNKLDLQLLQYDKNFSKKPITQIDVIPEYTLLFSLTDGLLNVNDFSRHGFPLIHSAQRTKGANVFALDIKRSKSLTSEVKIVCRVCVAVKRKLQCYYWKQNQLLSLDSEIDLNDVPKTVAWNNNFICVGYKTEYVLYDMSAAQPRKVDLFPTSSSKTIEPCITLIEDSVFAVVKDEFLITIYTEKYRADDREGPNSMSGSVKPVEAKAVKADAAKRTMNLKSLIWSEPFQCLVWDDPYAVGLINDAIEVRVFDNVQDKGTLIQSIPQLHKARFLVRGKQGLLYVASVSHLWCIQAVDISKQREHLLQEENFQLALKLTHISDESAEFKATKINEIQTRHAYNLFVNKHFRESMQEFAQLDTDPIDVIRLFPDLLPDSGKNKLSHYSDKPAPVLDEKELENAILALIDYLTDKRFPLRKGAKTNPDGTTDKNVAALLAIIDTTLLKCYLLTNDSLIAPVLRMNHCYLEESERVLKKHEKYVELIILYQTKGQHKRALQLLHTQAEVPGSPLFGHDRTVQYLQQLGTDFKQLIFEFSGWVLQKHPEDGLKVFVEEMPEVKNLPRAEVLDFLLKDHRTLVVRYLEHIINVWHEEKALFHNILIQQYREKLLTLRNDKTVDGDTKKQEEMADVREKLLTFLKKSKYYHAEKVLGEFPYTDMFEERAIILGRLGKHEKALAIFVQILGDFEKGLAYCDDVYDTNDPQNCDVYVTLMKIILTPPSAPPYSDVPLHPRCLVPDHEMVVNILEKHAEKINPYAALQILPDTIPLVRIKHFLENALKFYLEKKQRAQVLKGLYYAEHLQIMEQKMLCESKHFLVTDLSVCAVCKKKFSNQSAFVRLPDGVIVHFSCQDRMFS; the protein is encoded by the exons ATGCATGATGCGTACATTGTCTATCCGCCGGAGAAAATCTCCGTGCAAATTGAATCGATGACGGGCTTTG ATAACAAGCTCATCCTCGGCACCAGACAGGGACACCTGCTGATGTACTCGTTCGAGACGAACACGGAAACAAACAAGCTCGatctgcagctgctgcagtaCGACAAAAACTTTAGCAAAAAGCCCATCACCCAGATCGACGTCATTCCCGAGTACACGCTGCTGTTCAGCCTCACCGACGGCTTGCTGAACGTGAACGATTTCAGCCGCCACGGCTTTCCGCTGATCCATTCGGCACAGCGCACGAAGGGAGCGAACGTGTTTGCGCTGGACATAAAG CGGTCGAAATCTTTAACGAGCGAAGTCAAGATCGTTTGCCGGGTGTGTGTAGCGGTGAAGCGAAAGCTGCAGTGCTACTACTGGAAACAGAACCAGCTGCTGTCGCTCGACAGTGAGATCGATTTGAACGATGTGCCAAAGACGGTGGCGTGGAACAATAACTTCATCTGTGTCGGCTACAAAACCGAGTACGTCCTGTACGAT ATGTCGGCGGCACAGCCCCGGAAGGTCGATCTGTTTCCCACGAGCTCGTCGAAAACCATCGAACCGTGCATTACGCTGATCGAGGACAGTGTGTTCGCGGTGGTGAAGGACGAGTTTCTGATCACGATCTACACGGAAAAATACCGGGCGGATGATCGGGAAGGGCCGAACAGTATGTCCGGGTCGGTTAAACCGGTGGAAGCGAAAGCGGTTAAGGCGGATGCGGCCAAGCGTACGATGAACCTGAAATCGCTGATCTGGAGCGAACCGTTCCAGTGTCTGGTCTGGGACGATCCGTACGCGGTTGGGCTGATCAACGATGCCATCGAGGTGCGCGTGTTTGACAACGTGCAGGACAAGGGCACACTGATCCAGAGCATTCCGCAGCTGCACAAAGCGCGGTTCCTGGTGCGTGGCAAGCAGGGACTGCTGTATGTGGCCTCCGTGTCCCATCTGTGGTGCATTCAGGCGGTCGACATTTCGAAGCAGCGCGAACATCTGCTGCAGGAGGAAAACTTTCAACTGGCTTTGAAGCTAACG CACATCTCCGACGAAAGTGCCGAGTTCAAGGCGACGAAAATAAACGAAATTCAAACGCGCCACGCGTACAACCTGTTCGTCAACAAGCACTTCCGCGAGTCGATGCAGGAGTTTGCGCAGCTCGACACCGATCCGATCGATGTGATCCGCCTGTTTCCGGACCTGCTGCCCGACAGTGGCAAAAACAAGCTCAGCCACTACTCAGACAAACCGGCACCGGTGCTGGACGAGAAGGAGCTGGAAAATGCGATCCTCGCCCTGATCGATTACCTTACCGACAAGCGGTTCCCGCTGCGCAAGGGCGCCAAAACGAACCCGGACGGCACGACGGACAAGAACGTGGCGGCACTGCTGGCCATCATCGATACGACGCTGCTGAAGTGCTACCTGCTGACGAACGATTCGTTGATCGCGCCCGTGCTACGGATGAACCACTGCTATCTGGAAGAATCGGAGCGGGTGTTGAAGAAGCACGAAAAGTACGTCGAGCTGATCATACTGTACCAAACCAAGGGGCAGCACAAGCGCGCCTTGCAGCTGCTCCACACGCAGGCGGAAGTGCCCGGCTCGCCACTGTTCGGGCACGACCGTACTGTGCAGTACCTGCAGCAGCTGGGCACTGACTTCAAGCAGCTGATATTCGAATTCTCCGGCTGGGTGCTGCAGAAGCACCCGGAAGATGGGCTGAAGGTGTTTGTAGAGGAGATGCCCGAGGTGAAGAATTTGCCGCGCGCGGAAGTCCTGGACTTTCTGCTCAAGGACCACCGGACACTGGTCGTGCGGTATCTGGAGCACATCATTAACGTGTGGCACGAGGAGAAGGCTCTATTTCACAACATTCTTATACAGCAGTATCGTGAAAAGTTGCTCACGCTGCGGAACGATAAAACCGTCGACGGTGACAC GAAAAAGCAAGAGGAGATGGCAGATGTTCGAGAGAAATTGTTAACGTTCCTGAAGAAATCCAAATACTATCACGCCGAGAAGGTGTTGGGCGAATTTCCCTACACCGACATGTTTGAGGAGCGTGCAATTATATTGGGCCGGCTAG GCAAACACGAGAAAGCGCTGGCAATATTCGTGCAAATACTGGGCGACTTTGAGAAGGGTCTGGCGTACTGTGACGACGTGTACGACACAAACGATCCGCAGAACTGTGACgtgtacgtgacgctgatgaAAATCATACTCACGCCACCGTCCGCACCACCGTACAGTGATGTGCCGCTGCATCCCCGCTGCCTGGTGCCGGATCACGAAATGGTGGTAAACATTCTGGAGAAACACGCGGAGAAAATTAACCCGTACGCCGCGCTGCAGATCCTGCCCGACACCATTCCGCTGGTGCGCATCAAACACTTCCTAGAGAATGCGCTCAAGTTCTACCTGGAGAAGAAGCAGCGGGCCCAGGTGCTGAAGGGGCTGTACTACGCGGAGCATCTGCAGATCATGGAGCAGAAGATGCTGTGCGAATCGAAACACTTTCTAGTGACCGATCTGAGCGTGTGCGCGGTGTGCAAGAAAAAGTTCAGCAACCAGAGCGCGTTCGTGCGGCTGCCCGATGGGGTGATAGTGCACTTTTCCTGCCAGGATCGCATGTTTAGTTGA
- the LOC120953270 gene encoding probable methylmalonate-semialdehyde dehydrogenase [acylating], mitochondrial — MALLRLVATECRNVLQRGYSTASVPTTKMFIDGKFVESKTNDWIDLHDPATNEVVTRVPKCTQDEMQTAVESSKKAYKTWRQSSILSRQQVMLKLQHIIRNNMSELAKNITKEQGKTLIDAEGDVLRGLQVVEHCCSITSLQMGETVPNIAKDMDTYSYHLPLGVTAGIAPFNFPAMIPLWMFPVAITCGNTSIIKPSERVPGATMLLMEMLNEAGCPPGVVNVIHGAHDAVNFVCDNPDIRAVSFVGSDQAGKYIYERAGRNGKRVQCNMGAKNHGVIMADANKENTLNQLAGAAFGAAGQRCMALSTAVFVGEARNWIPDLVERARKLKVNAGHLPGTDLGPVISPQSKQRINELVESGAKEGAKIVLDGRNIKVEGFEKGNFVGPTIISDVTPNMKCYTEEIFGPVLVCLSVDTIDEAIELINNNPYGNGTAIFTTNGATARKFVNDIDVGQVGVNVPIPVPLPMFSFTGSRGSFLGDCHFYGKQGIKFYTQTKTVTQLWREGDVSHTKAAVAMPTMK, encoded by the exons ATGGCTCTTCTACGACTTGTTGCTACCGAG TGCCGCAATGTGCTGCAACGTGGCTACAGCACAGCATCTGTGCCGACCACGAAGATGTTCATCGACGGCAAGTTCGTCGAGTCGAAGACGAACGATTGGATCGATCTGCATGACCCAGCCACGAACGAGGTGGTGACGCGTGTCCCCAAATGCACGCAGGACGAAATGCAGACGGCGGTCGAATCGTCCAAGAAGGCTTACAAG ACCTGGCGCCAATCGTCCATCCTGAGCAGACAGCAGGTCATGCTCAAGCTGCAGCACATTATCCGCAACAACATGTCGGAGCTGGCGAAGAACATCACCAAGGAGCAGGGCAAAACACTGATCGATGCCGAGGGAGACGTTCTCCGAGGACTGC AGGTGGTGGAGCATTGCTGCAGCATCACGTCGCTGCAGATGGGTGAAACCGTGCCGAACATCGCCAAGGACATGGATACATACTCGTACCATCTGCCGCTCGGCGTTACGGCCGGCATTGCACCGTTCAACTTCCCCGCCATGATCCCGCTGTGGATGTTCCCGGTGGCGATCACGTGCGGCAACACGAGCATCATCAAGCCGTCGGAGCGCGTGCCCGGCGCGACGATGCTGCTGATGGAGATGCTGAACGAGGCCGGCTGCCCGCCGGGCGTCGTGAACGTGATCCACGGTGCGCACGATGCGGTCAACTTTGTCTGCGACAATCCGGACATTCGGGCGGTTTCGTTCGTCGGCTCGGACCAGGCGGGCAAGTACATTTACGAGCGCGCGGGACGCAACGGCAAGCGCGTGCAGTGCAATATGGGCGCCAAGAACCACGGCGTCATTATGGCGGACGCAAACAAGGAAAACACGCTCAACCAGCTGGCTGGGGCGGCGTTCGGTGCGGCCGGCCAGCGTTGCATGGCCCTCTCGACGGCGGTGTTTGTCGGCGAGGCAAGGAACTGGATCCCCGATCTGGTGGAGCGTGCCCGCAAGCTGAAGGTGAACGCGGGCCATCTGCCCGGCACGGATCTGGGACCGGTCATCTCGCCCCAGTCGAAGCAGCGCATCAACGAGCTGGTCGAGTCGGGCGCGAAGGAGGGCGCTAAGATCGTGCTCGATGGGCGCAACATCAAGGTGGAGGGCTTCGAGAAGGGCAACTTTGTTGGACCGACCATCATCAGCGACGTGACGCCGAACATGAAGTGCTACACGGAGGAAATCTTTGGCCCGGTGCTGGTGTGCCTGTCGGTCGATACGATCGACGAAGCGATCGAGCTGATCAACAACAACCCGTACGGCAATGGTACGGCCATCTTCACCACCAACGGTGCGACGGCCCGCAAGTTTGTGAACGACATTGACGTTGGCCAGGTCGGTGTGAATGTGCCGATTCCGGTGCCGCTGCCGATGTTCTCGTTCACCGGCAGCCGTGGCAGCTTCCTGGGCGACTGTCACTTCTACGGCAAGCAGGGCATCAAGTTCTACACGCAAACGAAAACCGTCACGCAGCTGTGGCGTGAGGGCGACGTTAGCCATACCAAGGCGGCCGTTGCCATGCCAACGATGAAGTAA
- the LOC120953271 gene encoding glutaredoxin-related protein 5, mitochondrial, whose amino-acid sequence MNVLTRNLAQTLFKYNGAGLIQAAARSFSAPALDGKEVEKLVSNNKVVVFMKGNPDAPRCGFSNAVVQILRMHSVKYDSHDVLQNEALRQGIKDFSNWPTIPQVFINGEFVGGCDILLQMHQNGELIDELKKAGIESALAKESEK is encoded by the exons ATGAACGTCCTTACGCGAAATTTGGCCCAAACTCTGTTCAAATACAATGGGGCCGGGTTGATCCAGGCGGCCGCCCGCAGCTTCAGTGCGCCGGCACTGGATGGCAAGGAGGTCGAGAAGCTGGTGAGCAACAATAAGGTGGTCGTTTTCATGAAAGGCAACCCGGACGCACCGCGGTGCGGCTTCAGCAATGCGGTGGTACAGATACTGCGGATGCATTCGGTCAAATACGACAGTCACGATGTGCTGCAGAATGAAGCCCTCCGGCAAG GCATTAAGGACTTTTCGAACTGGCCCACCATCCCGCAAGTGTTCATCAACGGAGAGTTCGTTGGCGGGTGCGACATACTGCTGCAGATGCACCAAAACGGCGAGCTGATCGATGAGCTGAAAAAGGCCGGCATTGAGAGCGCACTGGCGAAGGAGTCCGAGAAGTGA
- the LOC120953269 gene encoding serine/threonine-protein phosphatase 4 regulatory subunit 2, whose amino-acid sequence MTMENQEEILLLLERFTKSKQKDIPRELEDYLNFVARTGDTLYRWVLVKPLFREKLVNVITDFHHNTPSIADIPQCPNVDPFNFERMKRALLERLDSFNSAPFTVQRICELLTEPRKQYTRIDKFMRAVEKNILVVSTQEPGRRRSDSENGDSLDSIVNGDLEVNVDIEMDNEQFHLEADALLPDSSDAVGSLHGSLGSEVGTASSAQRTADGNEVNGGGSFMNSDGGTSQPSSKGGLSSEPHEGVIDTNENATDGDIAAPLLEASLEASSSSAPTTASAVAERTEKSDEIEPAPLQEEAESTATEDKENIASTADAPPAQTLREEEITSARDDGISEAAEKQREDGALEKAKDSSVEEEKPVDEAGGQSLPNPAASGEVAAEEQTAAPLDDGEPQAKMVKYADDAAPQEEKSNLCTSVIKADVHASGDEGDSAMKQAEDTVAHLDSTAAKPTDTTVGQSLTEQSATGGSSSAIATVVSGSADGESTVTGIAPVESSTPIGEEEKDGQEHSTGLQVETTVAVGVAGDAPAVEQLVAEPAITEPTSTEVTSTNASEMELTTTATPQPASTDSSSNSAAAPTSDELEMELATASGPAPAAPPTAAEAAVEEVDMAGGETTGATEMTTEDPKQDDNVMDIDESSVEMMDQ is encoded by the exons ATGACGATGGAAAATCAGGAAGAaatactgttgctgctggagcGCTTCACCAAATCGAAACAGAAGGACATCCCGCGCGAGCTCGAGGACTATCTGAACTTTGTAGCGCGCACGGGCGATACGCTGTACCGCTGGGTGCTGGTGAAGCCGCTGTTCCGCGAAAAGCTGGTCAACGTAATTACCGACTTCCATCACAACACGCCAAGCATCGCGG ACATTCCCCAATGCCCGAACGTGGACCCGTTCAACTTTGAGCGCATGAAGCGTGCCCTGCTGGAGCGGCTGGACTCGTTCAACTCCGCGCCCTTCACCGTGCAGCGCATCTGCGAGCTGCTGACGGAACCGCGCAAACAGTACACGCGGATCGACAAATTTATGCGCGCGGTGGAAAAGAACATTTTAG TGGTCAGCACGCAGGAACCAGGCCGCCGGCGTAGTGACAGCGAGAATGGTGACTCACTCGACTCGATCGTCAACGGTGACCTGGAGGTGAACGTGGACATCGAGATGGACAACGAACAGTTCCATCTGGAAGCGGACGCACTGCTGCCCGACTCGAGTGACGCTGTCGGTTCGCTGCACGGCTCGCTCGGTTCCGAGGTCGGTACGGCCTCCTCCGCCCAGCGTACCGCCGACGGCAATGAGGTGAACGGTGGCGGCTCCTTCATGAACAGCGACGGCGGTACCAGCCAACCGTCGTCCAAGGGCGGTCTATCTTCCGAGCCACACGAGGGCGTGATCGACACGAACGAAAATGCCACCGATGGTGATATAGCGGCGCCACTGCTGGAAGCTTCCCTCGAAGCGTCGTCGTCCTCCGCCCCCACCACTGCGTCGGCTGTCGCCGAACGAACCGAGAAAAGCGATGAGATTGAACCGGCACCGCTGCAGGAGGAGGCGGAGAGCACGGCAACAGAGGACAAAGAAAACATCGCCAGCACGGCGGACGCACCTCCTGCCCAAACGCTACGGGAGGAAGAGATTACCTCGGCACGGGACGATGGAATAAGCGAGGCGGCAGAGAAACAACGCGAGGACGGTGCGCTTGAAAAGGCGAAGGATAGTTCCGTGGAAGAAGAGAAACCCGTGGACGAAGCTGGCGGCCAATCGCTGCCAAACCCAGCAGCTTCCGGTGAGGTTGCAGCAGAAGAACAAACCGCTGCACCACTGGACGATGGCGAACCGCAAGCCAAAATGGTGAAGTACGCCGATGATGCAGCACCACAGGAAGAAAAATCGAACCTTTGTACTAGCGTGATCAAGGCCGATGTGCATGCTTCCGGGGACGAAGGCGATTCAGCGATGAAACAGGCTGAAGATACAGTGGCACACCTTGATAGCACCGCCGCGAAGCCGACCGATACCACCGTAGGCCAGTCACTCACGGAGCAGAGTGCTACCGGTGGCAGCAGTTCCGCCATTGCAACGGTTGTTTCCGGTAGCGCTGATGGTGAATCGACAGTCACTGGCATTGCACCGGTGGAAAGCAGTACTCCGATCGgcgaagaggagaaggacggCCAAGAACATTCCACGGGACTGCAGGTGGAAACAACGGTAGCAGTGGGAGTTGCAGGGGATGCTCCGGCCGTTGAGCAGCTCGTAGCGGAGCCTGCAATAACCGAACCCACCTCCACCGAAGTAACGTCCACGAATGCGTCCGAGATGGAACTAACGACGACGGCAACACCACAACCGGCTTCaacagacagcagcagcaacagtgcaGCGGCACCTACCTCGGACGAGCTAGAGATGGAGCTGGCTACGGCTTCCGGCCCTGccccagcagcaccaccaaccGCAGCAGAGGCTGCAGTGGAGGAGGTCGACATGGCGGGCGGCGAAACGACGGGAGCAACGGAAATGACAACCGAGGACCCTAAACAGGACGACAATGTGATGGACATCGACGAGTCAAGCGTTGAGATGATGGATCAATAG